The Toxorhynchites rutilus septentrionalis strain SRP chromosome 3, ASM2978413v1, whole genome shotgun sequence genome includes a region encoding these proteins:
- the LOC129776311 gene encoding dynactin subunit 1 isoform X6 — MSEKLLKVGQRIEVSGKDVRGSIAYIGMTSFAVGKWIGVILDEPKGKNNGSIKGQTYFTCEENYGMFVRPTQLIYLDDAGNPIENSDVQTPEEKPRSRLSSSRLSLNRSTSSLGSKTHLASPANERPSAGSGQSSIPTPVSSIPTMVKASDRYESIQKSHISPPESLQTSKRASFVETGFVETLKPQFTPGQSLTSPSPAPSTEDRIHLLQLQQEVEDLRTQNKDLVEKLETLKIRRAEDKERLREFDKLKTQFDQLVEFKSKMMDAHSQLQRDYQRAKQDAKDAIEARDLHIEEMAELSENVELITLDKEMAEMKADTLAMELETSKERIEELTLDLEILKTEMQDKLGSGGPIGDGSVGGVSTYEFKQLEQQNARLRETLVRLRDLSAHEKHEIQKLEKELDTKKSEVAELQRTKEKLSTKVDEMEVQLNDLQEQVNAALGAEEMIEQLAEKKMELEDKVKALEEEVAELEALEEVHEQLVESNHELEMDMREELDMAHAGKREAVREKEAALETIIDRDQTILKFRELVQRLNDQCQELREKLNQESNKVVKDTISETIDFKQMFAESKAFTRAIDLQLRQIELTQANEHVKYLSAFMPEVFMARGGDHDAILVILLVSRIVFKSGIIVSQARERFSAVPQIDRNAIVGGHEIYQFRFRSRLLHHVHNLQSVMHQFLYGLTACQPDTLLKIGSSLPEMQAQEKMVDEIVDLLKANQLDENSSTDNLEKCVTFFNAMYLVLLSGEDLLNEAQIVRDCTASISAACDSILTDANVIKTLIKGGDETSDSGLLMQYIIQNVESVKQQLKLIKRRLPQDVTITKCNLSMNTLQNLKKTTESLNKFMSVMFYSAKQVAQIVTADPETEVSIPHDKLWDIISNACEKVYEQDDLGPSQNIRSVLSKTSTDMSQLAQYLLDHEYEIMSGTNLKTEEKPMAPIILRAQAVKKQLEETKTLTATLENREAEIRQLKMAAKLKQSELSEMQIRKDLAEKKLSVLQQDHETNTARLQKQYDELCQRLKQKEKEFEETMDHLQSDIDSLESEKSSLRDKLKTYSSKKGDLKTTTALDISASSPYIAQELSLLKKAFKGERAERLKVQANEYKKILSNLEPLHIPPPKDERIEALEKEITKVKHDWIMSLVKGAEIPTTRTQHGNVSKSIIDYENEQRRNQQQIKSKAEKLAYEVMNEYLNRKPHRATHGDFAVFPSTELAMAFKANVKV; from the exons ATGAGCGAAAAGCTTTTGAAAGTTGGACAGCGAATCGAAGTATCCGGCAAGGATGTTCGTGGTTCGATTGCCTATATTGGGATGACATCATTTGCTGTCGGCAAATGGATCGGCGTTATACTTGATGAACCCAAAGGAAAAAACAATGGATCCATCAAGGGTCAAACTTATTTTACC TGCGAGGAAAACTATGGAATGTTCGTTCGGCCCACCCAGCTAATATATTTAGATGATGCAGGCAATCCAATTGAAAATTCCGATGTGCAAACACCAGAAGAAAAACCACGATCAAGGCTGAGCAG TTCTCGGCTGTCGCTAAATCGTAGCACCAGTTCTCTGGGATCGAAGACTCATTTGGCATCGCCAGCAAATGAACGGCCTTCCGCTGGTTCTGGCCAGTCATCTATTCCCACGCCGGTTTCGTCAATACCAACGATGGTCAAAGCGAGCGATCGctacgaatcgatccaaaaatctCACATAAGCCCACCCGAATCGCTCCAAACCTCCAAGCGCGCTTCGTTCGTTGAGACGGGTTTTGTAGAAACATTGAAACCCCAATTCACTCCGGGCCAATCGCTGACATCCCCATCGCCAGCACCATCCACCGAAGATCGTATCCATCTGTTGCAGTTGCAACAAGAGGTTGAAGATTTGAGGACACAAAACAAAGATCTGGTGGAGAAACTAGAGACGCTTAAGATTCGCCGAGCTGAGGATAAGGAGCGACTGCGCGAGTTCGACAAGCTGAAAACTCAGTTCGATCAGCTGGTGGAGTTCAAGAGCAAAATGATGGATGCCCATTCGCAACTGCAGCGGGACTATCAGCGAGCCAAGCAGGATGCAAAAGACGCCATCGAGGCACGTGATCTGCACATCGAAGAGATGGCTGAGCTATCGGAGAATGTGGAACTGATCACTCTCGATAAAGAAATGGCAGAGATGAAGGCCGACACGTTGGCTATGGAACTGGAAACCAGCAAGGAGAGGATCGAGGAGTTGACATTGGATCTGGAGATTTTGAAGACAGAGATGCAAGACAAACTCGGAAGTGGTGGGCCAATCGGTGACGGGAGTGTCGGTGGTGTATCGACCTATGAGTTTAAACAGTTGGAGCAGCAAAACGCAAGGTTGCGTGAAACTCTGGTTCGTTTGAGGGACTTATCTGCCCACGAAAAGCATGAAATCCAAAAATTGGAGAAAGAGTTGGATACGAAAAAATCGGAAGTTGCTGAATTGCAGCGTACTAAAGAAAAGCTTTCCACAAAAGTAGATGAAATGGAGGTTCAGCTTAACGATCTGCAAGAACAGGTCAATGCAGCATTAGGTGCGGAAGAAATGATTGAACAACTAGCTGAAAAGAAAATGGAACTCGAGGATAAGGTGAAGGCTCTAGAGGAAGAAGTAGCCGAGCTTGAGGCTCTGGAGGAAGTCCATGAACAACTGGTAGAAAGCAACCATGAGCTCGAGATGGATATGCGCGAGGAGTTAGATATGGCTCATGCTGGTAAACGTGAAGCGGTTCGTGAGAAAGAGGCTGCTCTCGAGACCATTATTGATCGCGATCAAACCATCCTCAAATTCCGGGAACTAGTTCAGCGTCTTAATGACCAGTGTCAAGAGTTACGGGAGAAACTCAATCAGGAATCAAATAAGGTGGTCAAGGACACAATTTCTGAAACAATCGACTTCAAACAAATGTTCGCTGAGTCCAAGGCGTTCACTAGAGCTATCGATCTTCAGCTACGTCAGATTGAATTGACCCAAGCGAACGAACACGTTAAATATCTCAGTGCGTTTATGCCGGAAGTGTTCATGGCCCGTGGTGGCGATCATGATGCCATACTCGTGATTCTTCTTGTGTCACGCATCGTTTTCAAATCCGGCATCATAGTCAGCCAGGCTAGAGAACGCTTCTCGGCTGTTCCGCAGATTGACCGAAACGCAATTGTTGGTGGTCATGAAATTTACCAGTTCCGATTCCGTTCAAGACTTCTTCACCACGTGCACAATCTACAGAGTGTAATGCATCAGTTCCTATACGGCCTGACCGCCTGTCAACCAGATACGCTGCTGAAGATTGGGTCATCGCTACCGGAAATGCAAGCTCAGGAGAAAATGGTCGATGAGATTGTGGATCTGTTGAAGGCTAATCAGCTCGATGAAAATTCATCTACCGATA ATCTCGAAAAGTGTGTAACTTTCTTCAACGCTATGTACCTGGTGCTGCTGTCCGGGGAAGATCTACTCAACGAGGCTCAGATCGTGCGGGATTGTACAGCCTCAATTTCAGCGGCATGCGATTCAATCTTAACCGATGCAAACGTGATTAAAACATTGATCAAG GGCGGTGACGAGACCAGTGATTCCGGGTTGCTGATGCAGTACATCATCCAGAACGTGGAATCGGTGAAGCAACAGCTGAAACTGATCAAACGCCGACTACCCCAGGATGTCACCATTACCAAGTGTAATCTTTCAATGAACACTTTACAGAACCTGAAGAAAACGACGGAGTCTTTGAACAAGTTCATGAGTGTGATGTTCTACAGTGCCAAACAGGTCGCCCAGATTGTAACCGCTGATCCCGAAACCGAGGTCTCGATTCCCCACGACAAACTGTGGGACATTATATCGAATGCTTGCGAAAAAGTCTACGAGCAGGACGATCTGGGTCCGTCGCAAAATATTCGCTCGGTACTCAGCAAAACTAGCACAGACATGAGCCAGCTGGCACAATATCTGCTGGATCACGAGTACGAAATCATGTCAGGAACAAACCTAAAAACCGAGGAGAAACCGATGGCACCAATCATTCTTCGAGCGCAGGCAGTTAAAAAGCAGCTGGAAGAAACCAAAACCCTTACAGCGACGCTCGAGAATCGGGAGGCGGAAATTCGTCAGCTCAAGATGGCCGCGAAACTCAAGCAAAGCGAACTTTCCGAAATGCAGATTCGGAAAGATTTGGCCGAGAAAAAATTGTCTGTATTGCAGCAAGACCATGAAACGAACACGGCACGGCTGCAAAAGCAATATGATGAATTATGCCAGCGACTCAAACA AAAAGAGAAAGAATTCGAGGAAACCATGGACCACTTACAAAGCGATATCGATTCACTGGAGAGTGAGAAGAGTAGTCTGCGTGATAAACTGAAAACGTACAGCTCCAAGAAGGGAGATTTGAAAACCACAACTGCTCTtg ATATTTCCGCTAGTTCGCCATACATCGCGCAGGAACTATCACTTCTGAAGAAGGCCTTTAAGGGTGAGCGCGCCGAACGACTGAAGGTACAGGCGAACGAGTACAAGAAGATCCTTTCCAATCTGGAACCACTGCACATTCCCCCGCCCAAGGATGAACGCATAGAAGCGTTGGAGAAGGAAATCACCAAGGTCAAGCACGACTGGATAATGTCACTCGTCAAGGGAGCGGAAATTCCGACCACTAGGACACAACACGGCAACGTCTCCAAGTCCATCATCGATTACGAAAACGAGCAGAGGCGCAACCAGCAACAGATAAAGTCCAAGGCGGAAAAGCTGGCCTATGAAGTGATGAATGAATATCTCAACAGAAAGCCACACCGAGCAACTCATGGAGATTTTGCTGTGTTTCCTTCGACCGAACTGGCGATGGCATTCAAAGCCAACGTTAAGGTTTAG
- the LOC129776311 gene encoding dynactin subunit 1 isoform X4 gives MSEKLLKVGQRIEVSGKDVRGSIAYIGMTSFAVGKWIGVILDEPKGKNNGSIKGQTYFTCEENYGMFVRPTQLIYLDDAGNPIENSDVQTPEEKPRSRLSSVRRKSPVKQPQSKRASMSMTLSSSSSRLSLNRSTSSLGSKTHLASPANERPSAGSGQSSIPTPVSSIPTMVKASDRYESIQKSHISPPESLQTSKRASFVETGFVETLKPQFTPGQSLTSPSPAPSTEDRIHLLQLQQEVEDLRTQNKDLVEKLETLKIRRAEDKERLREFDKLKTQFDQLVEFKSKMMDAHSQLQRDYQRAKQDAKDAIEARDLHIEEMAELSENVELITLDKEMAEMKADTLAMELETSKERIEELTLDLEILKTEMQDKLGSGGPIGDGSVGGVSTYEFKQLEQQNARLRETLVRLRDLSAHEKHEIQKLEKELDTKKSEVAELQRTKEKLSTKVDEMEVQLNDLQEQVNAALGAEEMIEQLAEKKMELEDKVKALEEEVAELEALEEVHEQLVESNHELEMDMREELDMAHAGKREAVREKEAALETIIDRDQTILKFRELVQRLNDQCQELREKLNQESNKVVKDTISETIDFKQMFAESKAFTRAIDLQLRQIELTQANEHVKYLSAFMPEVFMARGGDHDAILVILLVSRIVFKSGIIVSQARERFSAVPQIDRNAIVGGHEIYQFRFRSRLLHHVHNLQSVMHQFLYGLTACQPDTLLKIGSSLPEMQAQEKMVDEIVDLLKANQLDENSSTDNLEKCVTFFNAMYLVLLSGEDLLNEAQIVRDCTASISAACDSILTDANVIKTLIKGGDETSDSGLLMQYIIQNVESVKQQLKLIKRRLPQDVTITKCNLSMNTLQNLKKTTESLNKFMSVMFYSAKQVAQIVTADPETEVSIPHDKLWDIISNACEKVYEQDDLGPSQNIRSVLSKTSTDMSQLAQYLLDHEYEIMSGTNLKTEEKPMAPIILRAQAVKKQLEETKTLTATLENREAEIRQLKMAAKLKQSELSEMQIRKDLAEKKLSVLQQDHETNTARLQKQYDELCQRLKQKEKEFEETMDHLQSDIDSLESEKSSLRDKLKTYSSKKGDLKTTTALDISASSPYIAQELSLLKKAFKGERAERLKVQANEYKKILSNLEPLHIPPPKDERIEALEKEITKVKHDWIMSLVKGAEIPTTRTQHGNVSKSIIDYENEQRRNQQQIKSKAEKLAYEVMNEYLNRKPHRATHGDFAVFPSTELAMAFKANVKV, from the exons ATGAGCGAAAAGCTTTTGAAAGTTGGACAGCGAATCGAAGTATCCGGCAAGGATGTTCGTGGTTCGATTGCCTATATTGGGATGACATCATTTGCTGTCGGCAAATGGATCGGCGTTATACTTGATGAACCCAAAGGAAAAAACAATGGATCCATCAAGGGTCAAACTTATTTTACC TGCGAGGAAAACTATGGAATGTTCGTTCGGCCCACCCAGCTAATATATTTAGATGATGCAGGCAATCCAATTGAAAATTCCGATGTGCAAACACCAGAAGAAAAACCACGATCAAGGCTGAGCAG TGTGCGCCGTAAGTCACCCGTCAAGCAGCCCCAATCGAAGCGTGCCTCCATGTCCATGACATTATCATCATCCAG TTCTCGGCTGTCGCTAAATCGTAGCACCAGTTCTCTGGGATCGAAGACTCATTTGGCATCGCCAGCAAATGAACGGCCTTCCGCTGGTTCTGGCCAGTCATCTATTCCCACGCCGGTTTCGTCAATACCAACGATGGTCAAAGCGAGCGATCGctacgaatcgatccaaaaatctCACATAAGCCCACCCGAATCGCTCCAAACCTCCAAGCGCGCTTCGTTCGTTGAGACGGGTTTTGTAGAAACATTGAAACCCCAATTCACTCCGGGCCAATCGCTGACATCCCCATCGCCAGCACCATCCACCGAAGATCGTATCCATCTGTTGCAGTTGCAACAAGAGGTTGAAGATTTGAGGACACAAAACAAAGATCTGGTGGAGAAACTAGAGACGCTTAAGATTCGCCGAGCTGAGGATAAGGAGCGACTGCGCGAGTTCGACAAGCTGAAAACTCAGTTCGATCAGCTGGTGGAGTTCAAGAGCAAAATGATGGATGCCCATTCGCAACTGCAGCGGGACTATCAGCGAGCCAAGCAGGATGCAAAAGACGCCATCGAGGCACGTGATCTGCACATCGAAGAGATGGCTGAGCTATCGGAGAATGTGGAACTGATCACTCTCGATAAAGAAATGGCAGAGATGAAGGCCGACACGTTGGCTATGGAACTGGAAACCAGCAAGGAGAGGATCGAGGAGTTGACATTGGATCTGGAGATTTTGAAGACAGAGATGCAAGACAAACTCGGAAGTGGTGGGCCAATCGGTGACGGGAGTGTCGGTGGTGTATCGACCTATGAGTTTAAACAGTTGGAGCAGCAAAACGCAAGGTTGCGTGAAACTCTGGTTCGTTTGAGGGACTTATCTGCCCACGAAAAGCATGAAATCCAAAAATTGGAGAAAGAGTTGGATACGAAAAAATCGGAAGTTGCTGAATTGCAGCGTACTAAAGAAAAGCTTTCCACAAAAGTAGATGAAATGGAGGTTCAGCTTAACGATCTGCAAGAACAGGTCAATGCAGCATTAGGTGCGGAAGAAATGATTGAACAACTAGCTGAAAAGAAAATGGAACTCGAGGATAAGGTGAAGGCTCTAGAGGAAGAAGTAGCCGAGCTTGAGGCTCTGGAGGAAGTCCATGAACAACTGGTAGAAAGCAACCATGAGCTCGAGATGGATATGCGCGAGGAGTTAGATATGGCTCATGCTGGTAAACGTGAAGCGGTTCGTGAGAAAGAGGCTGCTCTCGAGACCATTATTGATCGCGATCAAACCATCCTCAAATTCCGGGAACTAGTTCAGCGTCTTAATGACCAGTGTCAAGAGTTACGGGAGAAACTCAATCAGGAATCAAATAAGGTGGTCAAGGACACAATTTCTGAAACAATCGACTTCAAACAAATGTTCGCTGAGTCCAAGGCGTTCACTAGAGCTATCGATCTTCAGCTACGTCAGATTGAATTGACCCAAGCGAACGAACACGTTAAATATCTCAGTGCGTTTATGCCGGAAGTGTTCATGGCCCGTGGTGGCGATCATGATGCCATACTCGTGATTCTTCTTGTGTCACGCATCGTTTTCAAATCCGGCATCATAGTCAGCCAGGCTAGAGAACGCTTCTCGGCTGTTCCGCAGATTGACCGAAACGCAATTGTTGGTGGTCATGAAATTTACCAGTTCCGATTCCGTTCAAGACTTCTTCACCACGTGCACAATCTACAGAGTGTAATGCATCAGTTCCTATACGGCCTGACCGCCTGTCAACCAGATACGCTGCTGAAGATTGGGTCATCGCTACCGGAAATGCAAGCTCAGGAGAAAATGGTCGATGAGATTGTGGATCTGTTGAAGGCTAATCAGCTCGATGAAAATTCATCTACCGATA ATCTCGAAAAGTGTGTAACTTTCTTCAACGCTATGTACCTGGTGCTGCTGTCCGGGGAAGATCTACTCAACGAGGCTCAGATCGTGCGGGATTGTACAGCCTCAATTTCAGCGGCATGCGATTCAATCTTAACCGATGCAAACGTGATTAAAACATTGATCAAG GGCGGTGACGAGACCAGTGATTCCGGGTTGCTGATGCAGTACATCATCCAGAACGTGGAATCGGTGAAGCAACAGCTGAAACTGATCAAACGCCGACTACCCCAGGATGTCACCATTACCAAGTGTAATCTTTCAATGAACACTTTACAGAACCTGAAGAAAACGACGGAGTCTTTGAACAAGTTCATGAGTGTGATGTTCTACAGTGCCAAACAGGTCGCCCAGATTGTAACCGCTGATCCCGAAACCGAGGTCTCGATTCCCCACGACAAACTGTGGGACATTATATCGAATGCTTGCGAAAAAGTCTACGAGCAGGACGATCTGGGTCCGTCGCAAAATATTCGCTCGGTACTCAGCAAAACTAGCACAGACATGAGCCAGCTGGCACAATATCTGCTGGATCACGAGTACGAAATCATGTCAGGAACAAACCTAAAAACCGAGGAGAAACCGATGGCACCAATCATTCTTCGAGCGCAGGCAGTTAAAAAGCAGCTGGAAGAAACCAAAACCCTTACAGCGACGCTCGAGAATCGGGAGGCGGAAATTCGTCAGCTCAAGATGGCCGCGAAACTCAAGCAAAGCGAACTTTCCGAAATGCAGATTCGGAAAGATTTGGCCGAGAAAAAATTGTCTGTATTGCAGCAAGACCATGAAACGAACACGGCACGGCTGCAAAAGCAATATGATGAATTATGCCAGCGACTCAAACA AAAAGAGAAAGAATTCGAGGAAACCATGGACCACTTACAAAGCGATATCGATTCACTGGAGAGTGAGAAGAGTAGTCTGCGTGATAAACTGAAAACGTACAGCTCCAAGAAGGGAGATTTGAAAACCACAACTGCTCTtg ATATTTCCGCTAGTTCGCCATACATCGCGCAGGAACTATCACTTCTGAAGAAGGCCTTTAAGGGTGAGCGCGCCGAACGACTGAAGGTACAGGCGAACGAGTACAAGAAGATCCTTTCCAATCTGGAACCACTGCACATTCCCCCGCCCAAGGATGAACGCATAGAAGCGTTGGAGAAGGAAATCACCAAGGTCAAGCACGACTGGATAATGTCACTCGTCAAGGGAGCGGAAATTCCGACCACTAGGACACAACACGGCAACGTCTCCAAGTCCATCATCGATTACGAAAACGAGCAGAGGCGCAACCAGCAACAGATAAAGTCCAAGGCGGAAAAGCTGGCCTATGAAGTGATGAATGAATATCTCAACAGAAAGCCACACCGAGCAACTCATGGAGATTTTGCTGTGTTTCCTTCGACCGAACTGGCGATGGCATTCAAAGCCAACGTTAAGGTTTAG